The following coding sequences lie in one Pempheris klunzingeri isolate RE-2024b chromosome 13, fPemKlu1.hap1, whole genome shotgun sequence genomic window:
- the mta1 gene encoding metastasis-associated protein MTA1, with product MAANMYRVGDYVYFENSSSNPLLIRRIEELNKTANGNVEAKVVCFYRRRDISSTLIALADKHARELEEEMENPEMADLPEKQKHQLRHRELFLSRQLESLPATHIRGKCCVTLLNETEALKSYLDREDAFFYSLVYDPQQKTLLADKGEIRVGNKFQADITDLLKEGEDDGRDLEKLEEKVWDPNSSLTEKQIDQFLVVARSVGTFARALDCSSSVRQPSLHMSAAAASRDITLFHAMDTLHATGYDMTRAIAALVPQGGPVLCRDEMEEWSASEANLFEEALEKYGKDFTDIQQDFLPWKSLTSIIEYYYMWKTTDRYVQQKRLKAAEAESKLKQVYIPNYNKPNPNQLSNNVKPALVNGAAGGGVPGPPGSAQTPTLGRACESCYTSSSYQWYSWGPPNMQCRLCASCWTYWKKYGGLKMPTRLDGERPGPNRNNMSPHGLPLRHSGSPKFAVKTRQAFYLQTTGLTRMARRLCQDIIRPRYLARHPYLPVNTAAIKAECALRLPDGPKKPLPLKPVERKPLESVVRYLESHPRPAKPDPPIRAGSISTGSLTPIKSSPILNNGSPTILGKRTYEQHNGLDGTKSKALIPQWDIMAKRLSEAGRPSASLQDEVHELD from the exons ATTATGTTTACTTTGAGAACTCGTCCAGTAACCCACTGCTCATCAGGAGGATAGAGGAGTTGAACAAG ACAGCCAATGGGAACGTGGAGGCCAAAGTGGTGTGTTTTTACCGGCGCAGGGACATCTCCAGCACACTCATCGCCCTGGCAGACAAGCATGCAA gggagctggaggaggagatggagaatcCAGAGATGGCGGACCTCCCCGAGAAACAGAAGCACCAGCTCAGACACAGAGAGCTCTTCCTGTCCCGTCAACTGGAGTCTCTACCTGCCACACACATCAG AGGGAAGTGCTGCGTGACGCTGCTCAACGAAACAGAAGCCCTGAAGTCGTACCTGGACAGAGAG GATGCCTTCTTCTACTCGCTGGTGTATGACCCTCAGCAAAAGACTCTGCTGGCTGATAAGGGGGAGATCCGTGTCGGGAACAAGTTCCAGGCCGACATCACCGACCTCCTGAAAGAAG GCGAGGATGATGGCAGAGACTTGGAGAAACTAGAGGAGAAGGTCTGGGACCCCAACAGCTCGCTGACGGAGAAGCAGATCGACCAGTTCTTAGTAGTAGCTCG GTCAGTAGGTACGTTTGCCAGAGCCCTGGACTGCAGTAGTTCTGTCCGGCAGCCCAGCCTTCACAtgagtgctgctgcagcatccAGAGACATCACCTTG TTCCACGCTATGGACACCCTCCACGCCACGGGCTATGACATGACTCGAGCCATCGCAGCGCTGGTACCTCAGGGTGGGCCCGTCCTCTGCAGggatgagatggaggagtggaGCGCCTCAGAGGCCAACCTGTTTGAGGAGGCACTAGAGAAATACGGCAAAGACTTCACCGATATCCAGCAGGATTTT tTGCCCTGGAAGTCACTGACGAGTATTATTGAGTATTACTACATGTGGAAGACCACAGACAGATACGTACAGCAG AAACGATTAAAAGCAGCCGAGGCAGAAAGCAAGTTGAAGCAGGTCTACATCCCTAACTA TAACAAGCCAAACCCCAACCAGCTGAGTAACAATGTCAAACCAGCTCTGGTGAATGGAGCGGCAGGTGGAGGGGTCCCAGGACCTCCAGGCTCGGCGCAGACCCCCACCCTCGGCAGAGCCTGTGAAAGCTGCTACA ccagcAGCTCCTACCAGTGGTACTCGTGGGGACCTCCCAACATGCAGTGTCGCCTGTGTGCTTCATGCTGGACCTACTGGAAGAAGTACGGAGGGCTGAAGATGCCCACAAGGCTGGATGGAGAGAGGCCTGGACCCAACCGCAACAACATG AGCCCCCACGGCCTGCCCCTGCGGCACAGCGGCAGCCCCAAGTTCGCAGTGAAGACGCGACAGGCTTTCTACCTGCAGACTACCGGCCTGACGCGGATGGCTCGCCGCCTCTGCCAGGACATCATCAGGCCAAGATATCTGGCCAGGCACCCCTACCTCCCTGTCAACACAGCAGCCATCAAGGCAGAAT GTGCCCTGCGGTTGCCAGATGGGCCAAAAAAGCCTTTGCCACTGAAACCTGTGGAACGTAAACCTCTGGAGTCTGTGGTTCGGTATTTAG AATCACACCCCCGTCCAGCCAAACCCGACCCCCCGATTCGTGCAGGGTCCATCTCTACTGGCAGCCTGACGCCCATAAAGTCCTCCCCCATCCTCAACAACGGCTCGCCCACCATCCTGGGCAAACGCACCTATGAACAGCACAACGGACTGGATG GCACTAAGTCCAAAGCCCTGATTCCGCAGTGGGACATCATGGCCAAACGGCTGAGTGAAGCGGGACGGCCCTCGGCCTCCCTGCAGGACGAGGTACATGAACTGGACTGA